In Paraburkholderia caribensis, a single window of DNA contains:
- the tpiA gene encoding triose-phosphate isomerase, whose protein sequence is MANQRAKLVVGNWKMHGRLADNRVLLQAVSRGAADLPDDVRVGVCVPCPYLAQAQTLLESGRVAWGVQDISAHTQGAFTGEVAAEMAAEFGASYAIVGHSERRAYHRESPEVVGVKTQRALEAGLTPIVCVGETLEEREGGRTEQIVGEQLDAVLVNLSVEEAARLVVAYEPVWAIGTGKSATAQQAQDVHAFLRARLVAKGGEAADVPLLYGGSVKPENAEDLFSQPDIDGGLIGGASLKDKDFLAICTAAVAATAAR, encoded by the coding sequence ATGGCGAATCAACGAGCAAAACTGGTAGTCGGTAACTGGAAGATGCACGGCCGGCTGGCCGATAACCGTGTGCTGCTGCAGGCGGTATCGCGCGGCGCCGCAGATCTTCCGGACGATGTGCGAGTCGGCGTGTGCGTGCCGTGTCCCTATCTGGCGCAGGCGCAAACGCTGCTCGAAAGCGGTCGCGTCGCGTGGGGCGTGCAGGATATCTCCGCGCACACGCAAGGCGCATTTACCGGCGAGGTCGCGGCCGAAATGGCCGCAGAGTTTGGCGCGTCGTACGCGATCGTCGGGCATTCGGAGCGTCGTGCGTATCATCGCGAAAGCCCTGAGGTCGTCGGCGTGAAGACGCAGCGTGCGCTCGAGGCAGGCTTGACGCCGATCGTGTGCGTCGGCGAAACGCTTGAAGAGCGCGAGGGTGGCAGGACCGAGCAGATCGTCGGTGAGCAACTGGATGCGGTGCTCGTGAATCTGTCGGTGGAAGAGGCGGCTCGCCTCGTGGTCGCGTATGAGCCTGTGTGGGCAATCGGCACTGGCAAGAGCGCGACGGCGCAGCAGGCACAGGACGTTCACGCGTTCCTGCGCGCGCGTCTCGTTGCCAAGGGCGGCGAGGCCGCCGACGTGCCGCTGCTGTATGGCGGCAGCGTGAAGCCGGAGAACGCGGAAGATCTGTTCAGCCAGCCGGATATCGATGGCGGCCTGATTGGTGGTGCGTCGTTGAAGGACAAGGATTTCCTGGCAATCTGCACGGCAGCTGTCGCGGCAACGGCCGCGCGCTGA
- a CDS encoding 2-isopropylmalate synthase has protein sequence MADKLIIFDTTLRDGEQSPGASMTKEEKIRIAKQLERMKVDVIEAGFAASSNGDFDAIHTIAGMIKDSTICSLARANDKDIQRAADALKPADHFRIHTFIATSPLHMEKKLRMTPDQVFEQAKLAVRFARKFTNDVEFSPEDGSRSDMDFLCRVLEAVIAEGATTINIADTVGYGVPELYGNLVKTLRERIPNSDKAVFSVHCHNDLGMAVANSLAGVQIGGARQVECTVNGLGERAGNTSLEEIVMAVRTRKDYFGLDLGIDTTQIVPASKLVSQITGFVVQPNKAVVGANAFAHASGIHQDGVLKARDTYEIMRAEDVGWTANKIVLGKLSGRNAFKQRLQELGISLDSESELNLAFQRFKELADRKSEIFDEDIIAIVTEESAEAQEKEHYKFVSLSQHSETGERPHARIVFSVAGKEVVGEANGNGPVDATLNAIETEVGSGSELLLYSVNAITTGTQAQGEVTVRLSKAGRIVNGVGTDPDIVAASAKAYISALNRLYAGHDKLNPQRSEI, from the coding sequence ATGGCAGACAAGCTCATCATTTTCGATACGACGTTGCGTGACGGCGAACAATCGCCCGGTGCGTCGATGACAAAGGAAGAAAAGATCCGTATCGCGAAGCAACTCGAACGGATGAAAGTCGACGTGATCGAAGCAGGCTTCGCCGCCAGCTCGAACGGCGACTTCGACGCGATCCACACGATCGCCGGCATGATCAAGGACAGCACCATCTGCTCGCTCGCTCGCGCGAACGACAAGGACATCCAGCGCGCCGCCGACGCCCTGAAGCCCGCCGACCACTTCCGCATCCACACGTTCATCGCGACGTCGCCGCTGCACATGGAAAAGAAGCTGCGCATGACGCCCGACCAGGTGTTCGAGCAGGCGAAGCTGGCCGTGCGTTTCGCGCGCAAGTTCACGAATGACGTCGAATTCTCGCCGGAAGACGGCAGCCGCTCGGACATGGACTTCCTGTGCCGTGTGCTCGAAGCCGTGATCGCGGAAGGCGCGACGACCATCAATATCGCCGACACCGTCGGCTACGGCGTGCCGGAACTGTACGGCAACCTCGTGAAGACGCTGCGCGAACGCATTCCGAACTCCGACAAGGCCGTGTTCTCGGTGCATTGCCATAACGACCTCGGCATGGCCGTCGCGAACTCGCTGGCAGGCGTGCAGATCGGTGGCGCGCGTCAGGTGGAGTGCACGGTCAACGGTCTCGGCGAACGCGCGGGCAACACGTCGCTCGAAGAAATCGTGATGGCGGTGCGCACGCGCAAGGACTACTTCGGCCTCGACCTCGGCATCGACACGACACAGATCGTGCCGGCATCGAAGCTCGTCTCGCAGATCACGGGTTTCGTCGTGCAGCCGAACAAGGCAGTAGTCGGCGCGAACGCGTTTGCGCACGCATCGGGCATCCACCAGGACGGCGTGCTGAAGGCGCGCGACACCTACGAAATCATGCGCGCGGAAGACGTGGGCTGGACCGCGAACAAGATCGTGCTCGGCAAGCTCTCGGGCCGCAACGCGTTCAAGCAGCGTCTGCAGGAACTGGGCATCTCCCTCGACAGCGAAAGCGAACTGAACCTCGCGTTCCAGCGCTTCAAGGAACTCGCCGACCGCAAGTCCGAGATCTTCGACGAAGACATCATCGCAATCGTCACGGAAGAATCGGCCGAAGCCCAGGAAAAGGAGCATTACAAGTTCGTGTCGCTGTCGCAGCACTCGGAAACGGGCGAGCGGCCGCATGCGCGCATCGTGTTCTCGGTCGCGGGCAAGGAAGTGGTCGGCGAAGCGAACGGCAACGGCCCCGTCGACGCGACGCTGAACGCGATCGAAACGGAAGTGGGCAGCGGTTCGGAACTGCTGCTGTACTCGGTCAACGCCATTACGACGGGCACGCAGGCGCAAGGCGAAGTGACCGTGCGTCTGTCGAAGGCGGGGCGCATCGTGAACGGCGTGGGCACTGACCCGGATATCGTCGCCGCATCGGCGAAAGCGTATATCTCGGCGCTGAACCGTCTGTATGCCGGACACGATAAGCTGAATCCGCAACGCTCGGAAATCTGA
- a CDS encoding branched-chain amino acid ABC transporter substrate-binding protein, which yields MKAKWAKAIATAMMLAATVPAANLHAQSAPAGAPIRIAMIEGMSGPFANAGAAVERNLRFGVETVNARGGVKLADGAHPLELVVLDSKGSAEEALVQLRAAADKHIGFIAQGNSSAVAAALLTAIDRQNTREPDNRELFLNYSADDPALTNANCSFWHFRFDAHAGMRMDALADVIQRDKSVKKVYLLNQDYSFGHDVSTLARAALVAKRPDVAVVGDEFHPIGRVKDFAPYIAKIRASGADAVITGNWGNDLTLLVKAAREQGLDTKFYTFYGNSLGAPAALGDAGVKRVIAVADWHPNAGGAASDAWYASFRQRFPAAPDDYPVLRMPLMIEMLAAAMGRAGSAQPEKVAKALEGMKYDNGFHASWMRADDHQLIQPLYVMEMDKAGTPGVHFDNEGSGYGFRTVLALPPERTVPPATCRMRRP from the coding sequence ATGAAAGCAAAGTGGGCAAAGGCGATAGCGACCGCGATGATGCTGGCGGCGACGGTTCCAGCCGCCAATCTGCATGCGCAAAGCGCGCCGGCTGGCGCGCCGATCCGTATCGCGATGATCGAAGGCATGTCCGGCCCGTTCGCGAACGCGGGCGCGGCTGTCGAGCGAAACCTGCGATTCGGCGTCGAAACGGTCAATGCGCGCGGCGGCGTGAAGCTCGCGGACGGCGCGCATCCGCTCGAACTCGTCGTGCTCGACAGCAAGGGCAGCGCGGAAGAGGCGCTCGTGCAACTGCGCGCAGCCGCCGACAAACACATCGGCTTCATCGCGCAAGGCAACAGCTCGGCCGTGGCGGCCGCCTTGCTGACGGCGATCGACAGGCAGAACACGCGCGAGCCGGACAACCGCGAGCTGTTTCTGAACTATTCCGCCGACGACCCGGCGCTCACCAACGCGAATTGCAGCTTCTGGCATTTCCGCTTCGACGCGCATGCCGGCATGCGGATGGACGCGCTCGCCGATGTCATCCAGCGCGACAAGTCGGTGAAGAAAGTCTATCTGCTGAATCAGGACTACAGCTTCGGACATGACGTGAGCACGCTGGCGCGGGCGGCGCTCGTCGCGAAGCGGCCGGACGTCGCAGTGGTCGGCGACGAGTTTCATCCGATCGGCCGCGTGAAGGATTTCGCGCCGTACATCGCGAAAATCCGCGCGAGCGGCGCCGATGCCGTGATTACGGGCAACTGGGGCAACGATCTGACGCTGCTCGTGAAGGCGGCGCGCGAGCAAGGCCTCGACACGAAGTTCTACACGTTCTACGGCAACAGTCTGGGCGCGCCGGCCGCACTCGGCGACGCGGGCGTCAAGCGCGTGATCGCCGTGGCCGACTGGCATCCGAACGCGGGCGGCGCGGCGTCGGACGCGTGGTACGCGTCGTTCCGGCAGCGTTTCCCGGCTGCGCCGGACGATTACCCGGTGCTGCGCATGCCGCTGATGATCGAGATGCTGGCGGCGGCGATGGGCCGTGCGGGCAGCGCGCAGCCGGAGAAGGTCGCGAAGGCGCTCGAAGGGATGAAATACGACAATGGTTTTCATGCGTCGTGGATGCGCGCCGACGACCACCAGCTGATCCAGCCCCTTTACGTGATGGAGATGGACAAGGCAGGGACGCCGGGCGTCCATTTCGACAACGAAGGCTCGGGTTACGGCTTCAGAACGGTGCTGGCGCTGCCGCCCGAGCGCACGGTGCCGCCTGCGACGTGCCGGATGAGGCGGCCCTGA
- the pssA gene encoding CDP-diacylglycerol--serine O-phosphatidyltransferase, which produces MAAFKPRRPRSSGAPQPRPFRRNKPSVVTESVIDSRRAARQQFLRKRGIYLLPNAFTTAALFCGFFAVVQAMNVRFEVAAIAIFVAMVLDGMDGRVARMTHTQSAFGEQFDSLSDMVSFGVAPALVMYEWILKDLGRWGWLAAFVYCSGAALRLARFNTNIGVVDKRFFQGMPSPAAAALIAGFVWLATDNRVPLKLVWLPWVAFALTIYAGVTMVSNAPFYSGKALDVRHRVPFAAILLVVVAFVLVSSDPPLMLFGLFVLYGLSGYVFWAYRVVRGMGNPARSSQRPG; this is translated from the coding sequence ATGGCCGCATTCAAACCGCGTCGTCCTCGTAGCAGCGGTGCGCCGCAGCCGCGACCGTTCAGGCGCAACAAGCCGTCCGTGGTAACGGAATCCGTGATCGACAGCCGGCGCGCCGCGCGGCAGCAGTTTCTGCGCAAGCGCGGGATTTACCTGCTGCCCAATGCGTTCACGACGGCGGCGCTTTTCTGCGGGTTCTTCGCCGTCGTACAGGCGATGAACGTGCGCTTCGAAGTCGCCGCGATTGCGATTTTTGTCGCGATGGTGCTCGATGGCATGGACGGGCGCGTTGCGCGCATGACGCATACGCAGAGCGCATTTGGGGAGCAGTTCGACAGTCTGTCGGATATGGTGTCGTTCGGCGTTGCGCCGGCGCTTGTGATGTATGAGTGGATTCTGAAGGATCTCGGGCGCTGGGGCTGGCTCGCGGCGTTCGTTTATTGCTCGGGGGCGGCGCTTCGGCTGGCGCGGTTCAATACGAATATTGGTGTTGTCGATAAGCGGTTCTTCCAGGGTATGCCGAGCCCGGCTGCGGCTGCGTTGATCGCTGGTTTTGTCTGGCTTGCTACGGATAATCGCGTGCCTTTGAAACTGGTCTGGTTGCCTTGGGTTGCCTTTGCTTTGACCATCTACGCGGGCGTGACCATGGTGTCGAATGCGCCGTTCTACAGCGGCAAGGCGCTGGATGTGCGACATCGCGTGCCGTTTGCGGCGATTCTGCTCGTGGTGGTCGCGTTTGTGCTGGTTTCTTCTGATCCGCCTTTGATGCTGTTTGGGCTGTTTGTGCTTTATGGCCTGTCGGGGTATGTGTTTTGGGCGTATCGCGTCGTGAGAGGGATGGGGAATCCGGCTCGTTCCTCGCAGCGGCCTGGTTAG
- a CDS encoding phosphatidylserine decarboxylase gives MNYPHPIIAREGWPFIAIAAVVALLIHFIAGFGIAWIFWLLLIFVVQFFRDPARPIPTQANAVLCPADGRIVAVETTHDPYANREALKISVFMNVFNVHSQRSPVDGAISKVEYFPGAYLNAAVDKASTENERNAVVIETASGATVTSVQIAGLIARRILCYVRAGEPLTRGQRYGFIRFGSRVDVYLPVGSRPRVSIGEKVSASSTVLAEL, from the coding sequence ATGAATTACCCTCATCCGATCATCGCGCGCGAAGGCTGGCCGTTCATTGCCATCGCGGCCGTCGTTGCGTTGTTGATCCACTTCATCGCAGGGTTCGGCATTGCCTGGATTTTCTGGCTGTTGCTCATCTTCGTCGTGCAGTTCTTCCGCGACCCTGCGCGGCCCATTCCGACGCAGGCCAACGCGGTGCTGTGCCCGGCCGACGGCCGCATCGTCGCTGTCGAAACCACGCATGATCCGTACGCAAACCGTGAAGCGCTGAAGATCAGCGTGTTCATGAACGTGTTCAACGTGCACTCGCAGCGCTCGCCGGTCGATGGTGCGATCTCGAAGGTCGAATATTTTCCGGGTGCGTATCTGAACGCTGCGGTCGACAAGGCGTCGACGGAAAACGAACGCAACGCGGTCGTGATCGAAACGGCGAGCGGCGCGACGGTGACGTCGGTGCAGATCGCGGGCCTGATCGCACGGCGCATTCTCTGCTACGTCAGGGCGGGCGAGCCGCTCACGCGCGGCCAGCGCTACGGCTTCATCCGGTTCGGTTCACGCGTGGACGTATATCTGCCCGTGGGCAGCCGCCCGCGTGTGTCGATCGGCGAGAAGGTCTCGGCTTCGTCCACGGTTCTGGCTGAACTATAA
- the rpsO gene encoding 30S ribosomal protein S15 translates to MSVAETTKKSDVVAQFARAANDTGSPEVQVALLTTRINELTVHFKAHTKDHHSRRGLLRMVSRRRKLLDYLKGKDADRYRALIEKLGLRK, encoded by the coding sequence ATGTCCGTAGCTGAAACCACCAAGAAATCCGACGTCGTCGCGCAATTCGCACGCGCTGCTAACGACACCGGCTCGCCCGAAGTTCAGGTCGCTCTGCTGACCACGCGCATCAACGAACTGACGGTCCACTTCAAGGCCCACACGAAGGACCACCACAGCCGCCGCGGTCTGCTGCGCATGGTGAGCCGTCGTCGCAAGCTGCTCGACTACCTGAAGGGCAAGGACGCTGATCGTTACCGCGCTCTGATCGAGAAGCTGGGTCTGCGTAAGTAA
- a CDS encoding NAD(P)H-quinone oxidoreductase: protein MNAIEITEFGAPEVLKLAERPMPEPKAGEVLIKVSASGVNRPDVFQRKGGYAPPPGASDLPGLEVAGEIVGGNIDEKRNPFGLKIGDRVCALMAGGGYAEYATVPLLQCLPVPKGFSDIEAAALPETFFTVWSNVFDRAMLGRGEGGENETFLVQGGSSGIGVTAIQIAHALGFRVFATAGTDEKCRACEEIGAERAINYKTEDFVEVIKSLTNDRGVDVILDMVAGSYVPRELKALADGGRLAIIALLGGAKAEVNLNDILRRRLTVTGSTLRPRPVEFKAKIAAQLKERVWPHLEDGTIKPVIFKVFPASEAAQAHELMESSTHVGKIVLNWGAGA from the coding sequence ATGAACGCAATCGAAATCACCGAATTCGGTGCGCCGGAAGTCTTGAAGCTCGCCGAGCGGCCGATGCCTGAACCAAAAGCGGGTGAAGTGCTGATCAAGGTGTCGGCGTCGGGCGTGAACCGCCCGGACGTGTTCCAGCGCAAGGGCGGCTATGCACCGCCGCCGGGCGCATCGGACCTGCCGGGGCTGGAAGTGGCGGGCGAAATCGTCGGCGGAAACATCGACGAGAAGCGCAATCCGTTCGGTCTGAAGATCGGCGACCGTGTGTGCGCGCTGATGGCGGGCGGCGGCTATGCGGAATACGCCACGGTGCCGCTGCTGCAATGTCTGCCCGTGCCGAAGGGCTTTTCGGATATCGAAGCGGCGGCGTTGCCCGAGACATTTTTCACCGTCTGGAGCAATGTTTTTGACCGTGCGATGCTCGGCAGAGGCGAGGGCGGCGAGAACGAGACGTTTCTGGTGCAGGGCGGATCGAGCGGCATCGGCGTGACGGCGATCCAGATTGCTCATGCGCTCGGCTTTCGCGTGTTCGCGACGGCCGGCACCGACGAGAAGTGCCGCGCGTGCGAGGAAATCGGCGCTGAGCGGGCGATCAACTACAAGACGGAAGATTTCGTCGAGGTGATCAAGTCGCTCACGAACGACCGCGGGGTTGACGTGATCCTCGACATGGTCGCGGGCAGCTACGTGCCGCGGGAACTGAAGGCGCTCGCCGACGGCGGCCGTCTCGCCATCATCGCGCTGCTGGGCGGCGCGAAGGCGGAAGTGAATCTGAACGACATTCTGCGTCGCCGGCTTACCGTCACGGGGTCGACGCTGCGTCCGCGGCCCGTCGAATTCAAGGCGAAGATCGCGGCGCAACTGAAAGAGCGTGTATGGCCGCACCTGGAAGACGGCACGATCAAGCCAGTGATCTTCAAGGTGTTCCCCGCCAGCGAAGCCGCGCAGGCGCATGAGCTGATGGAGAGCAGCACGCACGTCGGCAAGATCGTGTTGAATTGGGGTGCGGGTGCTTGA
- a CDS encoding IS256 family transposase: MPMKKKRTVASQAAARGPLPELPKALLDELVKGPMTPTEVQDLMLAFNKAIIERAMGAEMNLHLGYPPGESKPAGQANERNGASRKTVITDRGVVRVELPRDRDGSFEPILIPKHERRFTGFDERIIAMYARGMSVREIQAFLAESYGTEVSPDFISSVTDEVMAETLAWQNRPLETMYPVVFFDALRVKIRDDGVVSNKAVYLALGIQADGQRDVLGLWIEQTEGAKFWLKVFNELKTRGCQDILIAVVDGLKGLTDAIGAAYPKTAVQTCIVHLIRNSLEYAGWKDRKAVAQALRPIYAAASEEAAKQALQAFADGPWGAKYPTIVQSWQRAWEHVTPFFVFPPEIRRVVYTTNAIESLNMQLRKIIKTRGHFPNDEAAIKLLWLALRNVLAKNVRSAFDWKSAMNQFAILFGDRFTQARG; the protein is encoded by the coding sequence ATGCCAATGAAGAAGAAACGCACGGTGGCGTCTCAGGCAGCGGCCCGAGGGCCGCTGCCTGAACTGCCCAAAGCACTGCTGGACGAGCTGGTCAAGGGGCCGATGACGCCGACCGAGGTGCAGGATCTGATGCTGGCGTTTAACAAGGCGATTATCGAACGCGCGATGGGTGCGGAGATGAATCTGCATCTGGGGTATCCACCGGGCGAATCCAAACCCGCTGGCCAGGCCAACGAGCGCAACGGCGCCAGCCGCAAGACGGTCATCACCGATCGTGGCGTCGTCCGGGTCGAGTTGCCGCGCGACCGCGACGGCAGCTTCGAGCCGATCCTGATCCCCAAACACGAACGCCGCTTCACCGGCTTTGACGAGCGCATCATCGCGATGTACGCGCGTGGCATGAGCGTGCGCGAGATCCAGGCCTTTCTGGCCGAGAGCTACGGCACCGAGGTGTCGCCCGATTTCATCAGCTCGGTCACCGACGAGGTGATGGCCGAAACGCTGGCCTGGCAGAACCGTCCGCTCGAGACGATGTATCCGGTGGTCTTCTTCGACGCGTTGCGGGTCAAGATCCGCGATGACGGTGTGGTCAGCAACAAGGCGGTGTATCTGGCTCTGGGCATTCAGGCGGACGGCCAGCGCGATGTGCTGGGCCTGTGGATTGAGCAGACCGAGGGCGCGAAGTTCTGGCTCAAGGTGTTCAACGAACTCAAGACCCGCGGCTGCCAGGACATCCTGATTGCGGTCGTTGACGGCCTGAAGGGGCTGACCGACGCGATCGGCGCAGCTTACCCGAAGACGGCGGTGCAGACCTGCATCGTGCATCTGATCCGCAACAGCCTGGAATACGCTGGCTGGAAGGACCGCAAGGCTGTCGCCCAGGCGCTGCGTCCGATCTACGCAGCTGCCAGCGAAGAGGCAGCGAAGCAGGCTCTGCAGGCCTTTGCTGATGGGCCATGGGGCGCGAAATACCCGACTATCGTGCAGTCCTGGCAGCGCGCCTGGGAGCACGTCACGCCGTTCTTCGTGTTTCCACCCGAGATCCGGCGGGTCGTGTACACCACGAACGCCATTGAGAGTCTGAACATGCAGTTGCGCAAGATCATCAAGACCCGCGGTCACTTCCCCAATGACGAGGCTGCAATCAAGCTACTCTGGCTGGCATTGCGCAACGTCCTGGCCAAAAACGTGCGCTCAGCCTTCGACTGGAAGTCAGCCATGAACCAGTTTGCTATTCTGTTTGGCGATCGATTTACGCAGGCGCGCGGCTAA
- the pnp gene encoding polyribonucleotide nucleotidyltransferase: MSLFNKVVKEFKWGQHTVRMETGEIARQASGAVLVDVEDTVVLATVVGAKTAKPGQDFFPLTVDYIEKTYSAGKIPGGFFRREGRPSEGETLISRLIDRPLRPLFPEGFYNEVQVVIHVMSINPEVPADIPALIGASAALAVSGLPFNGPVGAARVAYINNEYVLNPTRSQVKESRLDLVVAGTERAVLMVESEADQLPEDVMLGAVVFGHEQMQTAIDAIHELVREGGKPEWDWQAAPKNEALIARVNEIAGNELLSAYQTRDKQARSAKLKAIYAATQAKLEEEAAAAGTVAADKASVGNVLFDIEAKIVRSQILNGEPRIDGRDTRTVRPIEIRTGVLPRTHGSALFTRGETQALVVATLGTKGDEQIIDALEGEYRERFMLHYNMPPFATGETGRVGSPKRREIGHGRLAKRALVACLPSAEEFGYSIRVVSEITESNGSSSMASVCGGCLALMDAGVPMKAHVAGIAMGLILEGNKFAVLTDILGDEDHLGDMDFKVAGTEAGVTALQMDIKIQGITKEIMQVALAQAKEGRLHILGKMTSAVSGVNTELSAYAPRMITIKINPEKIRDVIGKGGSVIRALTEETGTTIDISDDGVVTIASTSSEGMAEAKKRIENITAEVEVGQVYEGTILKLLDFGAIVNLLPGKDGLLHISEIANERIKDINDYLKEGQQVKVKVIQTDEKGRVRLSAKALLNEAAQTEPTPQQ, translated from the coding sequence ATGTCTCTGTTTAACAAGGTCGTCAAAGAGTTCAAGTGGGGCCAGCATACGGTCCGCATGGAAACGGGTGAAATCGCCCGCCAGGCGAGCGGCGCGGTGCTGGTCGACGTCGAAGACACCGTCGTGCTGGCTACTGTGGTCGGCGCGAAGACGGCAAAGCCGGGCCAGGACTTTTTCCCGCTGACCGTCGATTACATCGAAAAAACCTATTCCGCAGGCAAGATTCCCGGCGGCTTCTTCCGCCGCGAAGGCCGCCCGTCGGAAGGCGAAACGCTGATTTCGCGTCTGATCGACCGTCCGCTGCGTCCGCTGTTCCCGGAAGGCTTCTACAACGAAGTGCAGGTCGTCATCCACGTGATGTCGATCAACCCGGAAGTCCCCGCCGACATCCCGGCGCTGATCGGCGCATCGGCGGCGCTCGCGGTCTCGGGCCTGCCGTTCAACGGGCCCGTCGGTGCTGCGCGCGTCGCGTACATCAACAACGAGTACGTGCTGAATCCGACCCGCTCGCAAGTCAAGGAATCGCGTCTGGACCTCGTCGTCGCCGGTACGGAGCGCGCGGTGCTGATGGTCGAATCCGAAGCGGATCAACTGCCGGAAGACGTGATGCTGGGCGCTGTCGTGTTCGGTCACGAGCAGATGCAAACGGCTATCGACGCGATCCACGAACTGGTCCGTGAAGGCGGCAAGCCCGAGTGGGACTGGCAAGCGGCGCCGAAGAACGAAGCGCTGATCGCGCGCGTCAACGAAATCGCGGGCAACGAACTGCTGTCGGCATATCAGACGCGCGACAAGCAGGCTCGCTCGGCCAAGCTGAAGGCAATCTACGCAGCCACGCAAGCCAAGCTCGAGGAAGAAGCAGCGGCGGCGGGCACGGTGGCAGCCGACAAGGCATCCGTCGGCAACGTGCTGTTCGACATCGAAGCCAAGATCGTCCGTTCGCAGATCCTGAACGGCGAGCCGCGTATCGACGGCCGCGACACGCGCACGGTTCGCCCGATCGAAATCCGCACGGGCGTCCTGCCGCGCACCCACGGTTCGGCGCTGTTCACGCGTGGCGAAACGCAGGCGCTGGTCGTCGCGACGCTCGGCACGAAGGGCGATGAGCAGATCATCGACGCGCTCGAAGGCGAGTACCGCGAGCGCTTCATGCTCCACTACAACATGCCCCCGTTCGCAACGGGCGAAACGGGCCGCGTCGGCTCGCCGAAGCGCCGTGAAATCGGCCACGGCCGTCTCGCGAAGCGCGCGCTGGTCGCGTGCCTGCCGAGCGCCGAAGAGTTCGGCTACTCGATCCGTGTCGTGTCGGAAATCACGGAATCGAACGGTTCGTCGTCGATGGCTTCGGTGTGCGGCGGCTGCCTCGCACTGATGGACGCCGGCGTGCCGATGAAGGCGCACGTCGCCGGCATCGCAATGGGCCTGATCCTCGAAGGCAACAAGTTCGCGGTGCTGACCGACATCCTCGGCGACGAAGACCACCTCGGCGACATGGACTTCAAGGTGGCGGGCACGGAAGCTGGCGTGACGGCACTGCAGATGGACATCAAGATCCAGGGCATCACGAAGGAAATCATGCAGGTCGCCCTCGCGCAGGCGAAGGAAGGCCGCTTGCATATCCTCGGCAAGATGACCTCGGCGGTGTCGGGCGTGAACACGGAACTGTCGGCGTACGCACCGCGCATGATCACCATCAAGATCAATCCGGAAAAGATCCGCGACGTGATCGGCAAGGGCGGTTCGGTGATCCGCGCGCTGACGGAAGAAACGGGCACGACGATCGACATCTCCGACGACGGCGTTGTCACGATCGCGAGCACGAGCAGCGAAGGCATGGCCGAAGCGAAGAAGCGCATCGAGAACATCACGGCGGAAGTCGAAGTCGGCCAGGTCTACGAAGGCACGATTCTCAAGCTGCTGGACTTCGGCGCGATCGTCAATTTGCTGCCGGGCAAGGATGGTCTGCTGCACATCTCCGAAATCGCTAACGAGCGTATCAAGGACATCAACGACTATCTGAAGGAAGGCCAGCAAGTGAAGGTCAAGGTCATCCAGACGGACGAGAAGGGTCGTGTGCGTCTGTCGGCGAAGGCGCTCCTGAACGAAGCAGCACAAACGGAGCCGACGCCGCAGCAATAA